One Helicobacter ganmani genomic region harbors:
- a CDS encoding phosphoethanolamine transferase yields MRSLTFLKIPPPPKVSWTYFVLGVSLFVVLMNFNLFSCLYGNIDFKDNPLLFLSLPLIFFGLVLSIFSLVFLPYLSKPLSILIILSTCLSVFFISNYGIIVDSDMIRNVVKTDAKEVGDLLNAKLLLFVVFLGILPALLILSCKIEYFGFKAHLKHKLLLLSFGLVLAFGFFLIQTKTLIPYFRSNLQARVYNIPFYQFYSAFKYFKQDFSKQPTFLILSENAKLKNPQEKKLLILVVGETARAANYSLGSYTRNPVNEYTEQKDITYFNNFYSCGTSTAISVPCMFSFNPRKDFKTSEFQENVLDVLQNIGVNVVWLDNNYGSCQGVCKRLSKVKQFDGGYDVVLFEEFIKGLPTLEGNNLYVLHLQGSHGPAYYKRYPDNFRRFTPTCDTNELSKCTQEEILNTYDNTLYYTDWIIGELIDIAAEVNNYTTAVLYLSDHGESLGENGIYLHGMPYALAPQEQIHIPSIAYHNNATINARLKQYGNFKLSHDNLTHSILGFFGVASPLYKESYDIFSTSLKENP; encoded by the coding sequence ATGCGCTCTCTTACATTCTTGAAAATCCCCCCCCCCCCGAAAGTCTCTTGGACCTACTTTGTTTTAGGAGTTAGCCTCTTTGTCGTCTTGATGAATTTCAATCTTTTCTCCTGTCTTTATGGCAATATAGACTTTAAGGACAATCCGCTTTTATTCCTCTCACTGCCTCTAATTTTCTTTGGGCTAGTCTTAAGCATTTTTTCTCTCGTCTTTCTACCCTATTTAAGCAAGCCCCTAAGTATTCTTATCATTCTATCCACCTGTTTAAGTGTCTTTTTTATATCTAACTATGGCATTATCGTAGATTCGGATATGATAAGAAATGTTGTAAAAACAGACGCTAAGGAGGTGGGCGATTTATTGAATGCAAAACTTCTTTTGTTTGTGGTTTTTCTTGGAATCCTCCCTGCACTCCTGATTCTTAGTTGCAAGATTGAATATTTTGGATTCAAAGCACACTTAAAGCACAAACTCCTTTTACTCTCCTTTGGTTTAGTCTTAGCCTTTGGATTCTTTTTAATCCAAACAAAAACCTTGATTCCTTACTTTAGGAGCAATCTACAAGCAAGGGTTTATAACATTCCATTCTATCAATTCTACTCTGCCTTCAAATATTTCAAACAAGATTTTTCCAAACAACCAACCTTTTTGATCTTGTCCGAGAATGCAAAACTCAAGAATCCTCAAGAGAAAAAATTGCTTATTTTAGTTGTGGGAGAAACCGCTAGAGCGGCAAATTACTCACTTGGCTCTTATACGCGCAATCCTGTAAATGAATATACAGAACAAAAGGATATTACCTATTTTAATAATTTCTACTCTTGTGGCACTTCTACTGCGATTAGTGTGCCTTGTATGTTTAGCTTCAATCCACGCAAAGACTTTAAAACCTCTGAATTTCAAGAAAATGTTTTAGATGTTTTGCAAAATATCGGCGTGAATGTTGTTTGGCTAGATAATAATTATGGTTCTTGTCAAGGGGTTTGTAAGCGATTAAGTAAAGTCAAGCAATTTGATGGGGGTTATGATGTGGTGCTATTTGAGGAGTTTATCAAAGGTTTGCCGACATTAGAGGGAAATAATCTTTATGTCCTGCATTTGCAAGGCTCACACGGACCTGCATATTACAAAAGATACCCGGATAATTTTCGCCGCTTTACGCCCACTTGCGATACAAACGAGCTAAGCAAATGCACACAGGAGGAGATTCTTAATACCTATGACAATACGCTTTATTACACCGATTGGATTATAGGGGAACTCATTGATATTGCCGCGGAAGTGAATAACTATACAACAGCGGTGCTATATCTCTCTGACCACGGAGAAAGCTTAGGAGAAAACGGAATCTATTTGCACGGAATGCCCTATGCCCTAGCCCCACAGGAGCAAATCCATATTCCAAGCATTGCATATCACAACAACGCAACCATTAACGCGCGTCTTAAGCAATATGGCAACTTTAAACTCTCCCACGATAATCTCACACATTCAATATTAGGATTTTTTGGAGTAGCAAGTCCTCTTTATAAGGAATCTTATGATATTTTTAGCACTTCTTTGAAGGAGAATCCATAA
- a CDS encoding diacylglycerol kinase encodes MKPDYSFFANTKFALQGVCALFKNEKSFRIELCIIIPALILDCFLPLSILEHLFLAFVLFMILIAEAINTAIEANVDLVTESFDPKAKIAKDCASAAVFFSVLFALLSWGIFLGKLWIEE; translated from the coding sequence ATGAAACCCGACTATTCCTTTTTTGCAAACACAAAATTTGCACTTCAAGGGGTTTGCGCCCTCTTTAAGAATGAAAAAAGCTTCCGCATAGAACTTTGCATCATCATTCCTGCATTGATTTTGGATTGTTTTTTGCCACTTTCCATCTTGGAGCATTTATTCTTAGCCTTTGTGCTGTTTATGATTTTGATTGCAGAGGCGATTAATACCGCCATTGAAGCTAATGTGGATTTGGTTACAGAGTCTTTTGACCCAAAAGCAAAAATTGCAAAGGATTGCGCCTCTGCGGCAGTATTTTTTAGTGTCCTCTTTGCGCTTCTTAGCTGGGGAATTTTCTTAGGAAAACTATGGATAGAGGAATAG
- a CDS encoding FAD-binding and (Fe-S)-binding domain-containing protein, with amino-acid sequence MQNNRDYQGFTRECKEFLFDTKDNVKYYRIFEDYLERFAYGIDASCYRYIPQLVLKPINETEVQKIITLSQQYNIPLTFRGSGTSLSGQACSDSVLVVCIHKWQTIHLTQDSIWCDCGVIGSEANLVLKPLGKKIGPDPATINNASIGGIFSNNSSGMCCGVKQNSYHTIKSIRVILNDGYILDTSDEKNIQDFLQIHKALAENLLALRQEMLEDATLCQEIVRKFKIKNTTGYSLNALIDFKEIKDILNHIFIGAEGTLGFVSRVEYFTQEDFKHKACALIFYESLAQAARAIQVLAANDTIVSAAEIMDYACLKAVRHIEGMPQDLQKVQEGNCALLIQLESNTFSILEKNIQTIKEHLDSIPTLFGLHFSFEAKEQEQWWKVRKGLLPISAATKRSGSTVITEDICFEIPHFAQGIENITKLFKQYDFDGIIFGHALSGNVHFIITPILSDKKECANFAGFMDALAQMVVSLKGSTKAEHGTGRMMAPFVELEWGEKAYAINQRIKKIFDEKNLFNPDVIICGNPNIHIQNLKPANAIEDYLNACMECGFCEKVCPSKNLTLTPRQRIAVLREIARLKEIQHKTSQEQEQLCALEAKFEEYVVETCATCSMCATMCPLSINTAKIATTHKNNHSSALSQNLSAKISQHIDKAVYTAKVGVHLAQFATKVLSRDTIKNLSLQWNKKFKTPYIPKYMPTANSFSFFGNKKIYSQNKVLYFSSCLNRIFAPSHLARDLRPIQEVFISLCNKANIEVIFPKNLSKMCCGKAFKDYTQKNPKINPIQNLLQNLLIESQNGEIPIVCDHSACSSEILEKLREYDAYKHLKVLDMSVFVQKIILPNIKIIPLNEPIGIYAVCACKKEGYADSIKYIAQACTQAEVAEHTPTYCCGFAGNKGFINPTLNQNALESLKDYFLQKNIKRFYASSSTCEIGLSETTNLAWQHIIYLLDEVSQKTKLY; translated from the coding sequence ATGCAAAACAATAGAGATTATCAAGGTTTTACTAGAGAATGCAAAGAGTTTTTGTTTGACACAAAAGACAATGTTAAATATTACAGAATCTTTGAAGATTATTTAGAAAGATTCGCCTATGGTATAGACGCTTCGTGCTACCGCTATATTCCACAACTTGTGCTAAAGCCCATCAATGAAACAGAGGTTCAAAAAATCATCACCTTAAGCCAACAATACAATATTCCGCTTACCTTTAGAGGTTCAGGCACAAGTTTAAGCGGACAAGCTTGTAGCGATAGTGTATTGGTGGTTTGTATTCACAAATGGCAGACCATTCATCTAACGCAAGATTCCATTTGGTGTGATTGCGGAGTAATTGGCTCGGAAGCAAACCTTGTATTAAAACCATTGGGCAAAAAAATAGGACCAGACCCAGCAACGATTAACAATGCAAGTATTGGTGGAATCTTTTCTAACAATTCTAGCGGAATGTGTTGCGGTGTCAAGCAGAATAGTTACCATACAATCAAATCCATTCGTGTAATTTTAAACGATGGCTACATCTTGGATACTTCAGATGAAAAAAATATACAAGATTTCTTGCAAATCCACAAAGCATTAGCGGAAAATCTCCTTGCTTTGCGTCAAGAAATGCTAGAAGATGCTACTTTATGTCAAGAGATTGTGCGCAAATTCAAGATAAAAAATACCACAGGTTATAGCCTGAATGCGCTCATTGATTTTAAGGAAATTAAAGACATTCTAAATCACATCTTTATTGGAGCAGAAGGCACATTAGGCTTTGTTTCACGTGTGGAATATTTTACCCAAGAGGATTTTAAACACAAAGCGTGCGCATTAATCTTTTATGAATCTCTAGCACAAGCCGCAAGGGCAATTCAAGTCTTAGCTGCTAATGATACTATTGTGAGTGCAGCAGAGATTATGGATTATGCTTGTTTAAAAGCTGTGCGTCATATAGAGGGTATGCCACAAGATTTACAAAAAGTCCAAGAGGGAAACTGCGCACTTTTGATTCAACTAGAATCCAATACATTCTCTATATTGGAAAAAAACATTCAAACAATAAAAGAACATTTGGATTCTATTCCTACGCTTTTTGGATTGCATTTTAGCTTTGAAGCTAAAGAACAAGAACAATGGTGGAAAGTCCGTAAAGGTTTGTTACCCATTTCAGCCGCGACTAAACGAAGTGGAAGCACGGTAATCACGGAAGATATTTGCTTTGAGATTCCTCATTTCGCACAAGGTATTGAAAACATTACAAAACTTTTCAAGCAATATGATTTTGATGGCATTATTTTTGGGCACGCTTTAAGCGGCAATGTGCATTTTATCATCACGCCTATCTTGAGTGATAAAAAAGAATGTGCAAATTTTGCAGGTTTTATGGACGCATTAGCGCAAATGGTTGTAAGCCTTAAAGGTAGCACCAAAGCAGAACACGGCACAGGGAGAATGATGGCACCCTTTGTAGAGCTAGAATGGGGAGAAAAAGCTTATGCTATTAACCAAAGAATCAAAAAAATTTTTGATGAAAAAAATCTCTTCAACCCCGATGTTATTATTTGCGGAAATCCTAACATACACATTCAAAATCTAAAACCAGCCAATGCCATAGAGGATTATTTGAATGCCTGTATGGAATGCGGGTTCTGCGAAAAAGTCTGCCCAAGCAAAAACTTAACCCTCACACCAAGACAAAGAATCGCGGTGCTTAGAGAGATTGCGCGCTTAAAAGAAATTCAACATAAAACCTCACAAGAACAAGAACAACTCTGCGCACTTGAAGCAAAGTTTGAGGAATATGTCGTGGAGACTTGCGCAACTTGCTCTATGTGCGCCACAATGTGTCCGCTTAGCATTAATACCGCAAAAATAGCAACCACACACAAGAATAATCATTCTAGTGCATTAAGCCAAAATCTCTCCGCAAAAATCTCGCAACACATAGACAAAGCAGTCTATACAGCAAAAGTAGGCGTTCATCTAGCGCAATTTGCCACAAAAGTGCTTTCTAGAGATACAATCAAAAATTTAAGCCTCCAATGGAATAAAAAATTTAAAACTCCCTATATACCAAAATATATGCCCACTGCAAATTCTTTTTCATTTTTTGGTAACAAAAAGATATATTCTCAAAACAAAGTTTTATATTTCAGCTCTTGTTTAAATCGTATTTTTGCGCCCTCTCATTTAGCAAGAGACTTACGCCCAATTCAAGAGGTTTTTATTAGTCTTTGTAACAAGGCAAACATTGAGGTAATTTTCCCTAAAAATCTCTCCAAAATGTGCTGTGGCAAGGCTTTTAAGGATTATACACAAAAAAATCCAAAAATCAATCCCATTCAAAACCTCCTGCAAAATCTATTGATAGAATCGCAAAATGGAGAGATTCCTATTGTATGCGACCATAGTGCCTGCAGTAGCGAAATTTTAGAAAAACTAAGGGAATATGATGCATACAAACATTTAAAAGTTTTGGATATGAGTGTATTTGTGCAAAAAATAATTCTACCAAATATAAAGATTATTCCGCTAAATGAACCAATTGGAATCTATGCAGTCTGCGCGTGCAAAAAGGAGGGTTATGCGGATTCTATCAAATATATTGCGCAAGCTTGCACGCAAGCGGAAGTTGCAGAACACACTCCAACTTATTGCTGTGGCTTTGCCGGAAACAAAGGCTTTATCAATCCCACGCTCAATCAAAATGCGCTAGAGAGTTTGAAAGATTATTTTTTGCAAAAAAATATCAAGCGATTCTATGCTAGCTCTAGCACCTGCGAGATAGGCTTGAGTGAGACAACAAACTTAGCTTGGCAACACATTATTTATTTGCTTGATGAAGTAAGTCAGAAAACAAAACTCTATTAA
- a CDS encoding gamma carbonic anhydrase family protein translates to MLLNFKGKSPKISPNVFIAEGAKIIGEVEIGEDSSIWFNCVLRGDENFIKIGKRTNIQDLTTLHIWHRLFDDKGERIDAGFPVIIGDDVTIGHNCIIHACKIESCCLIGMHSCVMDDVCISENSIVGAGSVVTKGKKFPPRSLILGNPAKLVRELKEEEIALIKESAQNYVRFKNDFLANLC, encoded by the coding sequence ATGTTATTAAATTTTAAAGGAAAAAGTCCAAAAATCTCCCCCAATGTATTCATTGCAGAAGGAGCTAAGATTATCGGTGAGGTAGAAATCGGGGAAGATTCTAGTATATGGTTTAATTGCGTGTTAAGAGGAGATGAAAACTTTATCAAAATTGGCAAACGCACAAATATTCAAGACTTGACTACTTTGCACATTTGGCACAGACTCTTTGATGATAAAGGCGAAAGAATAGACGCGGGCTTCCCTGTCATCATTGGAGATGATGTTACGATTGGGCATAATTGCATTATTCACGCTTGCAAGATTGAATCTTGCTGTCTAATCGGTATGCACTCGTGCGTTATGGACGATGTTTGTATCAGTGAAAATAGCATCGTAGGGGCTGGGAGTGTTGTAACAAAAGGCAAAAAATTTCCTCCACGCTCACTTATTTTGGGAAATCCCGCAAAACTTGTTAGAGAATTAAAAGAAGAGGAAATAGCCCTTATCAAAGAATCGGCACAAAATTATGTTCGCTTCAAAAATGATTTCTTGGCTAATTTATGCTAA